The Streptomyces sp. NBC_00670 genome window below encodes:
- a CDS encoding DegT/DnrJ/EryC1/StrS family aminotransferase produces MNGVSRPDVRRNASPYLYGDEGAAVVRVLESGQYGHTDVTEEFERQVAHFLGVPDAVAVASGTAALHAALLAAGAGPGTEVVVPSMTFCATVQAILATGAAPRFADIDPATLCVDQDLVMEAVRESTVAVVPVLFGGRPIDLTAIQPQLAERGVAVVEDAAHAFGSRAGARRVGTSGALTCFSFGPIKNLTCGQGGMVTPRTPKEADLLRRLRLLGVTDSAHHRANSTSYRVEGFGLRYQLSGLNAAIGLAQLAHFTTTENTRRLLWRTYANALSGLEGVTLVDVDVEHAVPHLCQVRVSHRDRVFAELRANDIGVGVHYPPNHLQDAFVPWRRPLPGTEQAGREILSLPFHPHLTATDIEVVVSALARALKSATGP; encoded by the coding sequence ATGAACGGCGTGTCACGGCCGGATGTCCGGCGCAACGCCAGCCCCTACCTGTACGGAGACGAAGGCGCGGCAGTCGTCCGGGTGCTGGAGTCCGGGCAGTACGGGCACACCGACGTCACCGAAGAGTTCGAGCGGCAGGTCGCCCACTTCCTCGGCGTTCCGGACGCGGTGGCCGTCGCCTCCGGTACCGCGGCGCTGCACGCGGCCCTGCTCGCGGCGGGGGCCGGCCCCGGCACCGAGGTCGTGGTGCCATCCATGACGTTCTGCGCCACCGTTCAGGCGATCCTCGCCACCGGGGCCGCCCCGCGGTTCGCCGACATCGACCCCGCCACGCTCTGCGTCGACCAGGACCTCGTCATGGAGGCAGTCCGCGAGAGCACGGTAGCCGTTGTCCCGGTCCTGTTCGGCGGGCGCCCCATCGATCTCACCGCGATCCAGCCCCAGTTGGCCGAGCGAGGCGTCGCCGTTGTCGAGGACGCCGCACACGCCTTCGGCTCCCGCGCCGGTGCACGCCGCGTGGGCACGAGTGGGGCACTGACGTGCTTCTCGTTCGGACCGATCAAGAACCTGACCTGCGGGCAAGGCGGCATGGTCACCCCCCGCACACCGAAGGAGGCCGACCTGCTCCGCCGCCTCCGGCTCCTGGGCGTCACCGATTCCGCACACCATCGGGCGAACTCGACCAGCTACCGCGTGGAGGGCTTCGGCCTGCGCTACCAGCTCTCCGGACTCAACGCCGCCATCGGCCTGGCCCAACTCGCCCACTTCACCACCACCGAGAACACCCGCCGCCTGCTGTGGCGCACCTACGCAAACGCCCTCAGCGGCCTGGAGGGAGTGACGCTCGTCGACGTCGACGTCGAGCACGCGGTGCCGCACCTGTGCCAGGTCCGCGTCTCCCACCGCGACCGCGTCTTCGCCGAACTGCGGGCCAACGACATCGGCGTCGGCGTCCACTATCCGCCCAACCACCTCCAGGATGCCTTCGTACCCTGGAGGCGTCCGCTTCCGGGAACCGAGCAGGCCGGGAGGGAGATCCTGAGCCTGCCCTTCCACCCCCACCTCACCGCCACGGACATCGAGGTCGTCGTCTCCGCCCTCGCCCGGGCCCTCAAGTCCGCTACAGGCCCATGA
- a CDS encoding UDP-N-acetylglucosamine--N-acetylmuramyl-(pentapeptide) pyrophosphoryl-undecaprenol N-acetylglucosamine transferase: MLVTGGGTGGHTYPALTAIRALQTRLAADGGKLDVLWVGTAEGLEARIAPAEGIPFDTVATGKIRRSANPLKMVSPANMKDMARVPLGVAQARKIVAGFRPDVVLATGGYVAVPAGLAARMCRRPLVLHEQTVRLGLANRKLAGSATRIAVSSESTVPLLPHSVRSVAVVTGNPVRPEVLIGHADKAVQALGLTGFDRRLPTVYVTGGAQGAQQINDLIAHALPWLLQRANVIHQCGPGNVVGLIEHAAGLPDVLRGRYYLSGFVGPELPDVLALADVVVSRSGAGTLAELTALGKPAVFVPLASSAGNEQAHNARHLEEAGAAVALVGDVGMDRLRHALEPLLTDPARRAEMARAARAHGRPDAAERLVDVLLSAASG, encoded by the coding sequence CTGCTTGTCACGGGAGGTGGGACCGGAGGTCACACCTATCCCGCGCTGACCGCGATCCGCGCGTTGCAGACCCGTCTCGCGGCGGACGGCGGGAAGCTCGATGTGCTGTGGGTCGGCACGGCGGAGGGCCTTGAGGCCCGGATCGCTCCGGCCGAGGGCATCCCGTTCGACACGGTCGCGACGGGCAAGATCCGCAGGTCCGCGAACCCGCTGAAGATGGTGTCGCCGGCGAACATGAAGGACATGGCGCGGGTGCCGCTCGGCGTCGCGCAGGCACGGAAGATTGTCGCCGGGTTCCGGCCGGACGTGGTCCTGGCGACCGGTGGGTACGTGGCGGTTCCGGCGGGGCTCGCCGCGAGGATGTGCCGGCGCCCGCTGGTGCTGCACGAGCAGACCGTCCGGCTCGGGCTGGCGAACCGCAAGCTGGCCGGGTCCGCCACGCGGATCGCGGTGTCCTCGGAGTCGACCGTGCCCCTGCTGCCGCATTCTGTGCGCTCCGTGGCGGTCGTCACCGGCAATCCCGTCCGGCCGGAGGTGCTGATCGGCCATGCGGACAAGGCGGTTCAGGCGCTGGGGCTGACCGGCTTCGACCGTCGGCTGCCGACGGTGTACGTCACCGGTGGCGCTCAGGGCGCCCAGCAGATCAACGACCTCATTGCGCATGCGCTGCCCTGGCTGTTGCAGCGGGCGAACGTGATCCACCAGTGCGGGCCGGGCAACGTGGTGGGGCTGATCGAGCACGCGGCCGGGCTGCCGGACGTGCTGCGGGGCCGGTATTACCTGAGCGGGTTCGTCGGCCCGGAGCTTCCCGACGTCCTGGCGCTCGCCGACGTCGTGGTCTCCCGCAGCGGCGCGGGCACCCTCGCGGAGCTCACCGCGCTGGGGAAACCGGCCGTGTTCGTGCCGCTGGCCTCCTCGGCCGGCAACGAGCAGGCGCACAACGCCCGCCATCTGGAGGAGGCGGGCGCTGCCGTCGCGCTGGTGGGGGACGTCGGCATGGACCGGCTGCGGCACGCTCTCGAGCCGCTCCTGACCGATCCGGCGCGGCGGGCGGAGATGGCTCGGGCGGCCCGGGCACATGGGCGGCCCGACGCGGCCGAGAGGCTCGTGGACGTCCTCCTGTCCGCCGCGTCCGGCTGA
- a CDS encoding DUF397 domain-containing protein, translating into MRATPNLNTARWRKSSYSGGQQGAECVEVCGDFPGAVPVRDSKNVTGPVLVLTETAWQPFVDGLKGGFPLPA; encoded by the coding sequence ATGCGAGCCACCCCGAACTTGAATACCGCCCGCTGGCGCAAATCCTCCTACAGCGGAGGCCAGCAGGGGGCCGAGTGCGTCGAGGTCTGCGGCGACTTCCCCGGTGCCGTTCCCGTCCGTGACAGCAAGAACGTGACCGGCCCCGTTCTCGTGCTCACCGAAACGGCCTGGCAGCCGTTCGTCGACGGCCTCAAGGGTGGTTTTCCCTTGCCCGCGTGA
- a CDS encoding DUF5753 domain-containing protein produces the protein MTQPSRDLEPAHSARDLYGVELRRQRRLLGLSLDRMSDIVNYSKTHLHGVETGERLPLPPLSEKLDVAFGTDGLFQGLWGAVKREYTPRRFDHCLELEARAVRIQAFGASIIPGLLQTAAYMRELFVRAEPGRSPQEIDSLVAARLGRQEVLRRTCPPDFWWILGEATLRQAVGGPAVMREQLGALLPLAYTRHTTIQVAPFAAGASALMNGTLILLTLPDNSTTVYHEGPWNGEIYDDQETIRRGMREYDRMKACALPPQESAALIEAVMETFEPCEPPRT, from the coding sequence ATGACCCAGCCCTCCCGGGACCTCGAACCCGCCCACTCCGCCCGCGACCTGTACGGCGTCGAGCTGCGTCGCCAACGGCGCCTGCTCGGCCTGTCGTTGGACCGGATGTCGGACATCGTCAACTACAGCAAGACCCACCTGCACGGAGTGGAGACGGGGGAACGGCTCCCCCTGCCGCCCCTCTCGGAAAAGCTGGACGTAGCCTTCGGCACGGACGGGCTGTTCCAGGGGCTGTGGGGGGCGGTCAAGCGGGAGTACACGCCGAGGCGGTTCGATCACTGCCTGGAGCTGGAGGCGAGGGCGGTGCGGATTCAAGCCTTCGGTGCGAGCATCATTCCAGGTCTACTGCAAACGGCGGCATACATGCGGGAACTGTTCGTCAGGGCCGAGCCGGGAAGGAGCCCGCAGGAAATCGACAGTCTGGTGGCGGCCCGCCTGGGCCGCCAAGAGGTCCTGCGGCGCACCTGCCCACCGGACTTCTGGTGGATCCTGGGTGAGGCAACCTTGCGGCAGGCCGTAGGCGGACCGGCGGTGATGCGCGAACAACTCGGGGCGCTGCTGCCACTCGCGTACACACGCCACACAACGATCCAAGTAGCCCCGTTCGCAGCGGGTGCGAGCGCGTTGATGAACGGCACGCTCATCCTGCTCACGCTCCCGGACAACTCCACCACCGTGTACCACGAAGGGCCTTGGAACGGGGAGATCTACGACGACCAGGAGACCATCCGGCGAGGTATGCGAGAGTACGATCGCATGAAAGCCTGCGCCCTCCCGCCGCAGGAGTCGGCAGCGTTGATCGAAGCAGTGATGGAGACGTTCGAGCCATGCGAGCCACCCCGAACTTGA
- a CDS encoding class I SAM-dependent methyltransferase produces MPVPHDIAAETELWDAYAESAFKEDAEPSFCWTQYAGHGPGTELLGDPGTVLELGCGTGRALAHLARQGVKATGVDLSPRMVRRTGEKWAPLGVRIEQGEVLDWLATDQDRYDAAYSVFGAAWFTDPSRLFPLVRRHLAPGGVFVFSQPPAIPGAYGPQGMYKGGFAGKAMFTYRYSYKPAVWERHLLRAGFASAEASVVDAPTPGHIGTLIVRARA; encoded by the coding sequence GTGCCCGTACCCCACGACATCGCCGCCGAGACCGAACTGTGGGACGCCTACGCTGAGTCCGCGTTCAAGGAGGACGCCGAACCGTCGTTCTGCTGGACCCAGTACGCCGGTCACGGCCCCGGCACCGAACTCCTCGGCGACCCCGGAACGGTCCTGGAACTCGGCTGTGGCACGGGGCGGGCCCTCGCGCACCTCGCACGACAGGGCGTGAAGGCCACCGGCGTGGACCTGTCCCCGCGAATGGTGCGGCGCACGGGCGAGAAGTGGGCACCGCTCGGCGTGCGGATCGAGCAGGGCGAGGTCCTCGACTGGCTCGCCACCGATCAGGACCGGTACGACGCCGCGTACTCCGTCTTCGGCGCCGCCTGGTTCACCGACCCGTCCCGGCTGTTCCCGCTCGTCCGCCGGCACCTGGCTCCGGGAGGCGTGTTCGTGTTCTCCCAGCCGCCCGCGATCCCCGGCGCGTACGGGCCGCAGGGCATGTACAAGGGCGGCTTCGCGGGGAAGGCGATGTTCACCTACCGCTACAGCTACAAGCCGGCGGTGTGGGAGAGGCACCTGCTCCGGGCCGGGTTCGCCTCGGCCGAGGCGTCGGTCGTGGACGCACCGACACCCGGCCACATCGGCACGCTGATCGTGCGCGCCCGGGCCTGA
- a CDS encoding helix-turn-helix domain-containing protein, whose translation MSATDYQSGREALGARLRELRAEAGLQGKELADRLGWQRSKVSRLENGKQTATAADLQAWAQALGVPAEGADLLSRLRGLESRHRSWRRQLATGHRAVQDRYVAAYRRTATVRGYEATVIPGLFQTPDYARHLLLLNADLMRSPRDTDEAVRARMRRQEVLYENGHSFRVLIWEGALHAHVGPGEVMAGQHDRLIGLIGMPQVSLGIVPFGARLRLSPKHGFWIFDEERVVVETINSEFVLEAADELALYGRVWDRLSETAVGGEQARRLIGRARASLGLG comes from the coding sequence GTGAGCGCCACCGACTACCAGTCCGGCCGTGAGGCCCTCGGCGCGCGGTTGCGCGAGCTGCGCGCCGAGGCCGGCCTCCAGGGCAAGGAACTGGCCGATCGGCTGGGCTGGCAGCGGTCGAAGGTTTCCCGTCTCGAGAACGGGAAGCAGACCGCGACCGCCGCCGACCTCCAGGCCTGGGCGCAGGCCCTCGGCGTCCCCGCCGAGGGCGCCGACCTCCTGAGCCGGCTGCGGGGCCTGGAGTCACGGCACCGTTCATGGCGCCGACAGCTCGCCACCGGCCACCGGGCCGTACAGGACCGCTACGTAGCCGCCTACCGGCGCACCGCGACCGTCCGCGGCTACGAAGCCACCGTGATCCCCGGGCTCTTCCAGACCCCTGACTACGCCCGGCACCTGCTGCTCCTCAACGCCGACCTCATGCGGTCACCGCGCGACACCGACGAAGCCGTGCGCGCCCGCATGAGACGGCAGGAGGTGCTGTACGAGAACGGCCACAGCTTCCGCGTCCTGATCTGGGAAGGCGCGCTGCACGCCCACGTCGGGCCCGGCGAGGTGATGGCGGGCCAGCACGACCGGCTGATCGGGCTGATCGGCATGCCCCAGGTGTCGCTCGGGATCGTGCCCTTCGGGGCCCGGCTGAGGCTGTCCCCGAAGCACGGGTTCTGGATCTTCGACGAGGAGCGGGTGGTCGTCGAGACGATCAACTCGGAGTTCGTCCTGGAAGCCGCCGACGAACTCGCCCTGTACGGCCGTGTCTGGGACCGGCTCTCCGAGACAGCGGTCGGCGGGGAGCAGGCGCGCCGGCTGATCGGCCGGGCGCGCGCCTCACTCGGCCTCGGCTGA
- a CDS encoding DUF6879 family protein, which yields MPDLVAFDEITHLFTDFQHTAWRLETQRGYATDRDSPNWPRFQRGETFGYDPANPWQAAVRRQTRAGKRYERVRLVDDPPTEGQRFLLATGLGNVAAGEDIRNLWRADAVRLGLPDHDFWLFDSRILARFVIDEHGVTLGLQVMEDAENVVRACQIRDAAWHHAVPTGQFQAQVPSGR from the coding sequence GTGCCGGACCTGGTCGCCTTCGACGAGATCACCCACCTCTTCACCGACTTCCAGCACACCGCTTGGCGCCTCGAAACTCAGCGCGGCTATGCCACCGACCGGGACAGCCCGAACTGGCCCCGCTTCCAGAGGGGCGAGACCTTCGGCTACGACCCGGCCAACCCCTGGCAGGCGGCCGTCCGTCGGCAGACGCGGGCCGGGAAGCGGTACGAGCGGGTACGTCTCGTCGACGACCCGCCCACCGAAGGGCAGCGATTCCTCCTCGCCACCGGGCTCGGCAACGTGGCCGCCGGTGAGGACATCCGCAACCTCTGGCGTGCCGACGCCGTACGCCTCGGACTGCCGGACCACGACTTCTGGCTGTTCGACTCCCGCATCCTGGCGAGATTCGTCATCGACGAGCACGGCGTCACCCTCGGCCTCCAGGTCATGGAGGACGCCGAGAACGTCGTGCGTGCCTGCCAAATCCGTGATGCCGCCTGGCATCACGCGGTGCCTACCGGCCAGTTCCAGGCGCAGGTACCGTCGGGCAGGTGA
- a CDS encoding aldehyde dehydrogenase family protein — MSDAARLSVFKTYKLYVGGKFPRSESGRVYEVTDARNMWLANAPLASRKDARDAVVAARKAFGGWSGATAYNRGQILYRIAEMLEGRRDQYVREVAEAEGLSKSKAAAQVDAAIDRWVWYAGWTDKIAQVVGGGNPVAGPYFNLSSPEPTGVVAVLAPQESSFLGLISVVAPVIATGNTAVVAAPERAPLPALSLGEVLATSDLPGGVVNILSGRTAEIAAPLAAHQDVNAIDLAGADEPLAKELEIAAADNLKRVLRPQPVDDWTTTPGTDRMTAFLETKTVWHPTGALGASGSSY; from the coding sequence ATGTCTGATGCCGCACGACTGTCCGTCTTCAAGACCTACAAGCTGTACGTCGGGGGCAAGTTCCCGCGTTCCGAGAGCGGCCGGGTGTACGAGGTGACAGACGCCAGGAACATGTGGCTGGCCAACGCGCCCCTCGCCTCCCGCAAGGACGCCCGGGACGCGGTGGTCGCCGCGCGCAAGGCGTTCGGCGGCTGGTCCGGCGCGACGGCGTACAACAGGGGCCAGATCCTGTACCGGATCGCGGAGATGCTGGAGGGCCGCCGCGACCAGTACGTGCGCGAGGTCGCCGAGGCGGAGGGCCTGTCGAAGTCGAAGGCCGCCGCGCAGGTGGACGCGGCGATCGACCGCTGGGTCTGGTACGCGGGCTGGACCGACAAGATCGCCCAGGTCGTGGGCGGCGGCAACCCGGTCGCGGGCCCGTACTTCAACCTCTCCTCCCCCGAACCGACGGGCGTGGTGGCCGTACTGGCCCCGCAGGAGTCGTCGTTCCTTGGCCTGATCTCGGTCGTCGCCCCGGTGATCGCGACGGGCAACACGGCGGTCGTGGCGGCGCCGGAGCGAGCCCCGCTCCCCGCCCTCTCCCTCGGCGAGGTCCTGGCCACGTCCGACCTGCCCGGCGGCGTCGTCAACATCCTCTCCGGCCGCACGGCGGAGATCGCGGCCCCGCTCGCCGCCCACCAGGACGTCAACGCGATCGACCTGGCCGGCGCGGACGAGCCCCTGGCCAAGGAACTGGAGATCGCCGCGGCCGACAACCTCAAGCGCGTCCTGCGTCCACAGCCTGTGGACGACTGGACGACGACCCCCGGCACGGACCGCATGACGGCGTTCCTGGAAACCAAGACGGTCTGGCACCCGACGGGAGCGCTGGGGGCGTCGGGGTCGTCGTACTGA
- a CDS encoding aldehyde dehydrogenase family protein — MEKQTPVFEYAPAPESRAVVDIAPSYGLFIDGEFTEAADGKVFKTVSPATEEVLCEVAEATEADVDRAVGAARKAFEKWSALPGSERAKYLFRIARIIQERSRELAVLETLDNGKPIRETRDADLPLVAAHFFYYAGWADKLDHAGFGAAPRPLGVAGQVIPWNFPLLMLAWKIAPALATGNTVVLKPAETTPLSALFFADICRQAGLPKGVVNILTGDGRAGAALVAHPDVNKVAFTGSTAVGKEIARTVAGTHKKLTLELGGKGANIVFDDAPIDQAVEGIVTGIFFNQGQVCCAGSRLLVQESIHDELLDSLKRRLATLRLGDPLDKNTDIGAINSAEQLARITALADQGEAEGAERWSPACELPSSGYWFAPTLFTNVTQAHTIARDEIFGPVLSVLTFRTPDEAVAKANNTPYGLSAGIWTEKGSRILSVANKLRAGVIWSNTFNKFDPTSPFGGYKESGFGREGGRHGLEAYLDV, encoded by the coding sequence ATGGAAAAGCAGACTCCTGTTTTCGAGTACGCCCCGGCGCCCGAGTCGCGCGCGGTCGTCGACATCGCCCCGTCCTACGGCCTGTTCATCGACGGGGAGTTCACCGAGGCGGCCGACGGCAAGGTCTTCAAGACCGTCTCCCCCGCCACCGAGGAGGTCCTCTGCGAGGTCGCGGAGGCCACCGAGGCGGACGTCGACCGCGCGGTCGGCGCCGCCCGCAAGGCGTTCGAGAAGTGGTCGGCGCTGCCGGGCTCCGAGCGCGCCAAGTACCTGTTCCGCATCGCCCGGATCATCCAGGAGCGCAGCCGCGAGCTGGCCGTCCTGGAGACCCTGGACAACGGCAAGCCGATCCGCGAGACCCGCGACGCCGACCTCCCCCTCGTCGCCGCGCACTTCTTCTACTACGCGGGCTGGGCGGACAAGCTGGACCACGCCGGGTTCGGTGCGGCCCCGAGGCCCCTCGGCGTCGCGGGCCAGGTCATCCCCTGGAACTTCCCCCTCCTGATGCTGGCGTGGAAGATCGCCCCGGCGCTGGCGACGGGCAACACGGTGGTGCTGAAGCCCGCCGAGACGACGCCCCTGTCCGCCCTGTTCTTCGCGGACATCTGCCGCCAGGCCGGGCTCCCCAAGGGCGTCGTCAACATCCTCACCGGTGACGGCCGCGCCGGAGCGGCGCTGGTCGCCCACCCGGACGTGAACAAGGTGGCGTTCACCGGGTCCACGGCCGTCGGCAAGGAGATCGCCCGCACGGTCGCGGGCACCCACAAGAAGCTCACGCTGGAGCTGGGCGGCAAGGGCGCCAACATCGTCTTCGACGACGCGCCGATCGACCAGGCGGTGGAGGGGATCGTCACCGGGATCTTCTTCAACCAGGGCCAGGTCTGCTGCGCGGGCTCACGGCTCCTCGTCCAGGAATCGATCCACGACGAGCTGCTCGACTCCCTCAAGCGCAGGCTCGCCACGCTGCGCCTCGGCGACCCGCTGGACAAGAACACGGACATCGGCGCGATCAACTCCGCCGAGCAGCTGGCCCGCATCACCGCGCTGGCCGACCAGGGCGAGGCGGAGGGCGCCGAGCGCTGGTCCCCGGCCTGCGAACTCCCCTCCTCCGGCTACTGGTTCGCCCCGACGCTCTTCACCAACGTCACCCAGGCGCACACCATCGCCCGCGACGAGATCTTCGGCCCCGTGCTGTCGGTCCTCACCTTCCGCACCCCCGACGAGGCCGTCGCCAAGGCCAACAACACCCCGTACGGCCTGTCGGCGGGCATCTGGACGGAGAAGGGCTCGCGCATCCTGTCGGTGGCGAACAAGCTCCGCGCGGGCGTGATCTGGTCCAACACGTTCAACAAGTTCGACCCGACCTCGCCGTTCGGCGGGTACAAGGAGTCGGGCTTCGGCCGCGAGGGCGGCCGCCACGGCCTGGAGGCGTACCTCGATGTCTGA
- the deoC gene encoding deoxyribose-phosphate aldolase, whose amino-acid sequence MPTTAPHALSDVTASDGTLRRFLHGLPGVDTVGLEARAASLGTRSIKTTAKAYAIDLAISMVDLTTLEGADTPGKVRSLGAKAVRPDPTDRTTPATAAVCVYPDMVATAKAAVAGSGVKVASVATAFPAGRAPLAVKLADVREAVAAGADEIDMVIDRGAFLAGNYAKVFEEITAVREACGTAARLKVIFETGELSTYDNIRRASWLGMLAGADFIKTSTGKVAVNATPANTLLMLEAVRDFRAQTGVQVGVKPAGGIRTSKDAIKFLVLVNETAGEDWLDNHWFRFGASSLLNDLLMQRQKLATGRYSGPDYVTVD is encoded by the coding sequence ATGCCCACCACTGCACCACACGCTCTCAGCGACGTCACCGCGTCCGACGGGACGCTGCGCCGCTTCCTGCACGGGCTGCCCGGCGTCGACACGGTCGGCCTGGAGGCGCGCGCCGCGTCGCTCGGCACCCGGTCCATCAAGACGACGGCGAAGGCGTACGCCATCGACCTCGCCATCTCGATGGTCGACCTGACGACGCTGGAAGGCGCGGACACCCCCGGCAAGGTCCGGTCGCTCGGCGCGAAGGCGGTCCGTCCCGACCCGACCGACCGCACCACGCCCGCCACGGCCGCGGTCTGCGTCTACCCCGACATGGTGGCCACCGCGAAGGCGGCCGTCGCCGGTTCCGGGGTCAAGGTCGCCTCCGTCGCCACCGCCTTCCCGGCCGGCCGCGCCCCCCTCGCCGTCAAGCTGGCGGACGTCCGCGAGGCCGTCGCCGCCGGGGCGGACGAGATCGACATGGTCATCGACCGGGGCGCGTTCCTCGCCGGGAACTACGCGAAGGTGTTCGAGGAGATCACCGCCGTACGCGAGGCCTGCGGGACGGCCGCCCGGCTGAAGGTCATCTTCGAGACGGGCGAGCTGTCGACGTACGACAACATCCGCCGCGCGAGCTGGCTCGGGATGCTGGCCGGGGCGGACTTCATCAAGACCTCGACGGGCAAGGTCGCCGTCAACGCGACCCCCGCGAACACCCTCCTGATGCTGGAGGCCGTGCGCGACTTCCGCGCGCAGACCGGCGTCCAGGTCGGCGTGAAGCCGGCCGGCGGCATCCGCACCAGCAAGGACGCGATCAAGTTCCTGGTCCTGGTCAACGAGACCGCGGGCGAGGACTGGCTGGACAACCACTGGTTCCGCTTCGGCGCCTCCTCGCTGCTGAACGACCTCCTGATGCAGCGGCAGAAGCTGGCCACCGGCCGCTACTCCGGCCCCGACTACGTGACGGTGGACTGA
- a CDS encoding serine hydrolase domain-containing protein: MATETTPHTSPTPRTGVTSRIVVTTLAAALAAGAGLVTPAAAATHTHAPSLRRGADAVHDTGTVGVVVRSTGPHGSRTATAGIADQETGRPARPGDTFRIASSTKTFVSTVVLQLVGEGRLSLDDTVEDLLPGVVAGNGNDGSRITVRQLLNHTSGLFDFTADFPVLTDIDAFQEGRLRSWTDDQLVAMAMKHEPNFAPGKGWSYSNTNYTLAGMIIEKVTGHSWQHEVTHRIVRPLGLHRTSAPYTDPYMKGPHLKGYSAFAAEGRTPIDVSVMNPSAAGSAGGMISNTADLTTFYSALMKGRLLKPAQLAEMETTVRAKELDPAWPGARYGLGLMTVPLSCGGSYYSHGGDLFGYTTRNGFSADGRHVVVVAATGDGDDTTTPAANAVIDEQLCAAEGRG, encoded by the coding sequence ATGGCGACCGAGACCACCCCCCACACCTCTCCCACCCCCCGTACGGGAGTCACCTCCCGCATCGTTGTCACCACCCTCGCGGCGGCCCTGGCCGCCGGCGCCGGGCTGGTCACGCCCGCCGCGGCGGCGACGCACACCCACGCCCCGTCCCTCCGGCGCGGGGCGGACGCGGTGCACGACACCGGCACCGTCGGCGTCGTCGTCCGCTCGACCGGCCCGCACGGCTCCCGCACCGCCACCGCCGGCATCGCCGACCAGGAGACCGGCCGTCCCGCCCGGCCCGGCGACACCTTCCGCATCGCCAGCTCCACCAAGACCTTCGTCTCCACGGTCGTCCTGCAACTGGTCGGCGAGGGGCGCCTCTCGCTCGACGACACCGTCGAGGACCTGCTGCCGGGCGTCGTCGCGGGCAACGGCAACGACGGCAGCCGCATCACCGTCCGGCAGCTGCTCAACCACACCAGCGGCCTGTTCGACTTCACGGCGGACTTCCCGGTCCTCACCGACATCGACGCCTTCCAGGAGGGGCGCCTGCGCAGCTGGACGGACGACCAGCTCGTCGCCATGGCGATGAAGCACGAGCCGAACTTCGCCCCGGGGAAGGGCTGGAGCTACTCCAACACCAACTACACCCTCGCCGGCATGATCATCGAGAAGGTGACCGGCCACAGCTGGCAGCACGAGGTGACCCACCGCATCGTCCGGCCGCTGGGGCTGCACCGCACCTCGGCCCCGTACACCGACCCCTACATGAAGGGCCCGCACCTCAAGGGGTACTCCGCCTTCGCCGCGGAGGGCCGGACGCCGATCGACGTCAGCGTGATGAACCCGAGCGCCGCCGGTTCGGCGGGCGGCATGATCAGCAACACGGCCGACCTGACGACGTTCTACTCGGCGCTGATGAAGGGCCGCCTGCTGAAGCCGGCCCAGCTCGCCGAGATGGAGACGACGGTGCGGGCCAAGGAGCTGGACCCCGCCTGGCCCGGGGCGCGGTACGGCCTCGGCCTGATGACGGTGCCGCTGAGCTGCGGCGGCAGCTACTACAGCCACGGCGGTGACCTCTTCGGCTACACGACCCGCAACGGCTTCAGCGCGGACGGCCGCCATGTGGTCGTCGTGGCGGCGACGGGGGACGGCGACGACACCACGACGCCGGCCGCGAACGCCGTGATCGACGAGCAGCTGTGCGCGGCGGAAGGCCGCGGATAG
- a CDS encoding PH domain-containing protein, producing MTSPETQPPAPEPASRPDRVHRSSAGIAGGVLLLALVAWLGIDALVVGKGRTPWLALAAMIVIVPLVSAFTLRPAVFVNDDRLRVRNPFRVIVLPWGSVASLRSGYSNEVVAASGTKYQLWAVPVSLRGRKRAARQEARQTAEGVGGGPARRGGMLGGLGGGFGGQGGAAVTGTEGPVRAQTDQIMDDLKELAERRGGAEAAQGEPSVRWAYEVLGPVAAGLIVFAVLLATG from the coding sequence ATGACGTCCCCCGAGACCCAGCCGCCCGCCCCCGAGCCGGCTTCCCGCCCCGACCGGGTCCACCGCTCCTCGGCCGGCATCGCCGGCGGGGTGCTGCTGCTCGCCCTGGTGGCGTGGCTCGGCATCGACGCGCTGGTCGTCGGCAAGGGCCGTACGCCGTGGCTGGCGCTGGCGGCGATGATCGTGATCGTGCCGCTGGTGAGCGCGTTCACGCTGCGGCCGGCCGTGTTCGTCAACGACGACCGGCTGCGCGTGCGCAACCCGTTCCGGGTGATCGTGCTGCCGTGGGGCTCGGTGGCCTCGCTGCGCTCCGGCTACTCGAACGAGGTGGTCGCGGCCAGCGGGACGAAGTACCAGCTGTGGGCGGTGCCGGTGTCGCTGCGCGGGCGGAAGCGGGCGGCGCGGCAGGAGGCGCGGCAGACGGCTGAGGGGGTCGGCGGCGGTCCCGCCCGGCGGGGCGGGATGCTCGGCGGGCTCGGGGGCGGCTTCGGCGGGCAGGGGGGTGCGGCCGTGACCGGGACCGAGGGGCCCGTGCGGGCGCAGACGGACCAGATCATGGACGACCTCAAGGAGCTCGCCGAGCGGCGGGGCGGGGCCGAGGCGGCGCAGGGGGAGCCGAGCGTGCGCTGGGCGTACGAGGTGCTCGGTCCGGTGGCCGCGGGCCTGATCGTCTTCGCCGTCCTCCTGGCGACGGGCTGA